The stretch of DNA ACGCGTGACGGCGGCTCGGACGGACGGCGCTACGCGGGACGGCGCTACGCGGGACGGCGGCGGCGAAGGCGACAGACACGGGGGAGACCATGGGCAGGACACTGGCGCAGAAGACCTGGGACGCGCATGTGGTGCGGCGCGGGGGCGAAGGCGTCGGCGACGACCTTCTCTACATCGATCTCCAACTGCTCCACGAGGTGAACACCCCGCAGGCCTTCGACCGGCTGCGCGCGGCGGGCCGTACCGTCCGCAGACCCGATCTCACCGTCGGCACCGAGGACCACAACACACCGACCCTCGCACTCGACCGGGTCATCAAGGACCGCGAGGGCCGCCGGCAGGCCGAGCTGATGCGCTCGAACTGCGCGGAGTTCGGCATACCGCTGCACCGCTTCGGCGACCCCGGCCAGGGCATCGTCCACGTCATCGCCCCCGAACTCGGCCTCGTACGACCCGGCATGACCATCGTCTGCTGCGACTCGCACACCACGACGCTCGGCGCCTTCGGGGCGCTCGCCCTCGGTATCGGCGCGAGCCAGGTGGAGCACGTACTCGCCACCCAGACACTGCCCATGCGACGGCCCCGTTCGATGGCCGTCGACGTGACCGGCACCCTGCCGGAGGGTGTCGGCGCCAAGGACCTGGTGCTGGCGCTGATCGCGCGGATCGGCACGGCGGGCGGCCAGGGCCACATCATCGAGTACCGGGGCGAGGGAGTCACCGCGCTGTCCATGGAGGCGCGGATGACCCTCTGCAACATGACGGTCGAGGCCGGCTCACGCGCCGGGACCGTGGCGCCCGACGAGACGACCTTCGCCTACCTCTCCCGCTGCCCCGGCATGCCGGAGGGCGCGGAGTGGGAGAGAGAGGTGGCGTACTGGCGGAGTCTGGCCACCGACGCCGACGCCCCCTGGGACAGGCGGGTCACCCTCGACGCGGCCGCGCTGAGCCCGTACGTCTCCTGGGGCACCAACCCGGCGCAGAGCGTACCGCTCGACGGCCGGGTCCCCGCCCCCGCGGAGTTCGCCACTCCGGAGACACGCGCGGCGGCGGAAAGGGCCCTGGAG from Streptomyces tsukubensis encodes:
- the leuC gene encoding 3-isopropylmalate dehydratase large subunit — encoded protein: MGRTLAQKTWDAHVVRRGGEGVGDDLLYIDLQLLHEVNTPQAFDRLRAAGRTVRRPDLTVGTEDHNTPTLALDRVIKDREGRRQAELMRSNCAEFGIPLHRFGDPGQGIVHVIAPELGLVRPGMTIVCCDSHTTTLGAFGALALGIGASQVEHVLATQTLPMRRPRSMAVDVTGTLPEGVGAKDLVLALIARIGTAGGQGHIIEYRGEGVTALSMEARMTLCNMTVEAGSRAGTVAPDETTFAYLSRCPGMPEGAEWEREVAYWRSLATDADAPWDRRVTLDAAALSPYVSWGTNPAQSVPLDGRVPAPAEFATPETRAAAERALEYMDLKPGTALREVTVDTVFLGSCTNSRIEDLRAAAGVLRGRKVADGLHMMIVPGSARVRRQAVEEGLDRVFAEAGADFRAGAGCSMCAALNEDRLLPGQRAASTTNRNFEGRQGKGSRTHIVSPSVAAATAVTGRLSSPADL